The following coding sequences are from one Molothrus aeneus isolate 106 chromosome Z, BPBGC_Maene_1.0, whole genome shotgun sequence window:
- the CDC37L1 gene encoding hsp90 co-chaperone Cdc37-like 1 gives MALWLPRSRDGGAPEEEDEERTQAAAFRQRLPEVQTYSQGIELACQKEREFVKHSVECTWNLAEAQQKFGNLALHNSESCDQESAQARTEAAELRWREEEWRRKEEALNQRERQNLWNTDPVSKEVFNKSFINQKRKEIEDESVSEPLMQKHEQKIRHFGMLSRWDDSQRFLSDHPYLVCEETSRYLMLWCFHLEAEQKRALMEQVAHQAVVMQFIIEIARSCNVDPRGCFRLFFQKAKTGEGYFEAFKSELEAFKARVRIWSQSHGFQTMLLHDLNVSPGCVGEWTSFLQNTGDLQGSINADVCSFNSVIQRDEEESKMMDTF, from the exons ATGGCGCTGTGGCTGCCGCGCTCCCGGGACGGCGGCGCCccggaggaggaggacgaggagcgGACACAGGCTGCCGCCTTCCGCCAGCGCTTGCCGGAGGTGCAG ACATACAGCCAAGGGATTGAATTAGCCTGCCAAAAAGAAAGAGAGTTTGTGAAGCACTCTGTAGAATGCACATGGAACCTAGCAGAAGCCCAGCAAAAATTTGGTAATTTAGCACTGCATAATTCAGAATCCTGTGATCAGGAATCTGCTCAAGCAAGGACTGAAGCTGCCGAGTTGAGATGGAGGGAGGAAGagtggagaagaaaagaagaagcgCTAAACCAGAGGGAACGACAGAATCTATGGAACACAGATCCTGTTAGTAAAGAAGTTTTTAATAAG AGTTTTAttaatcaaaaaagaaaagaaattgaagaTGAGTCTGTGTCTGAACCACTTATGCAAAAACATGAACAAAAGATTAGACACTTCG GCATGCTGAGCAGATGGGATGATAGTCAAAGGTTTTTGTCTGATCATCCATACCTTGTATGTGAAGAAACATCTAGATATCTCATGTTGTGGTGTTTTCATCTAGAAGCTGAACAG aaaagagcTCTGATGGAGCAAGTAGCACACCAAGCAGTTGTAATGCAGTTTATTATAGAAATTGCCAGAAGCTGCAATGTGGATCCAAGAGGATGTTTTCGTCTCTTTTTCCAAAAAGCCAAA acaGGAGAAGGCTACTTTGAGGCCTTTAAAAGTGAACTTGAGGCATTCAAGGCGAGAGTGAGAATCTGGTCACAATCGCATGGCTTTCAAACCATGTTACTCCATGATCTCAATGTCAGTCCTGGCTGTGTGGGAGAATGGACATCTTTTTTACAG AACACAGGAGATCTACAAGGTTCCATAAACGCAGATGTCTGCAGTTTCAACTCTGTGATACAAAGAGATGAAGAAGAATCCAAAATGATGGACACATTTTAG